A stretch of Pleuronectes platessa chromosome 24, fPlePla1.1, whole genome shotgun sequence DNA encodes these proteins:
- the spry2 gene encoding protein sprouty homolog 2, whose product MDSRSQNGSDGGGGHRGQSPASTRSAGTPHDEGRPQARDGPPDPGLNSNQASLTPAVLPLDQIRITGSCNEYTDGPTVAQVSPASQQRQQKSDRGSSPVSRTSGLQETNNLRNLPSLTQHGNTHTSLSYGEDGILRSSSAEDSQSNTRTSIGSASSGQRLIGGPALGDHIIRTQPKREELNPEELKPLNAEPVAVTAVPGRAGCKAPGKHSSKCESCGRCQCPECTRPRVLPSCWMCGRRCVCSAQSAVEYGTCICCVKGLFYHCSSDDEDTCADKPFSCSQSHCCVRWTTVSLLAVLFPCLLCYLPARCCVAACQGCHDRVARPGCRCKDTNPGNREAT is encoded by the coding sequence ATGGATTCCAGAAGTCAAAACGGCAGCGACGGGGGAGGTGGACACCGCGGACAGTCACCGGCATCAACGAGGTCGGCGGGCACGCCGCATGACGAAGGGAGACCGCAAGCGCGCGATGGTCCGCCCGATCCTGGGCTGAACAGCAACCAGGCATCCCTTACTCCAGCAGTGCTGCCTCTGGATCAGATTCGGATAACTGGGAGTTGTAATGAGTACACCGACGGGCCCACGGTTGCCCAGGTGTCTCCGGCCTCTCAGCAAAGACAGCAGAAGAGCGACCGTGGGTCATCGCCTGTTTCGAGGACAAGCGGGCTGCAGGAGACCAACAATCTCCGCAACCTGCCTTCATTGACACAGCATGGGAACACGCACACCTCCCTCTCCTACGGGGAGGACGGCATACTGCGCTCCTCCAGTGCAGAGGACTCCCAGAGTAACACCAGGACCAGCATCGGGAGCGCTTCTTCCGGCCAGAGGCTCATCGGCGGCCCAGCACTCGGGGACCACATCATCCGAACCCAGCCCAAACGCGAAGAGCTGAATCCAGAGGAGTTGAAACCCCTGAACGCGGAACCCGTCGCGGTGACTGCCGTGCCGGGCCGGGCGGGCTGCAAAGCTCCCGGCAAACACTCCAGCAAGTGCGAGAGCTGCGGCCGCTGCCAGTGTCCGGAGTGCACTCGCCCGCGGGTGCTTCCCTCCTGCTGGATGTGCGGCCGGCGGTGCGTGTGCTCGGCGCAGAGCGCGGTGGAGTACGGGACGTGCATATGCTGCGTCAAGGGCCTCTTCTACCACTGCTCCAGCGACGACGAGGACACGTGCGCCGACAAGCCCTTCTCGTGCTCCCAGTCGCACTGCTGCGTGCGCTGGACCACCGTGTCGCTGCTCGCCGTGCTCTTCCCCTGTCTGCTCTGCTACCTCCCGGCCAGATGTTGTGTCGCCGCGTGCCAGGGCTGCCACGACCGAGTCGCTCGACCCGGCTGCCGGTGCAAGGACACAAACCCCGGCAACCGCGAGGCGACGTAG